The following coding sequences lie in one Arachis stenosperma cultivar V10309 chromosome 5, arast.V10309.gnm1.PFL2, whole genome shotgun sequence genomic window:
- the LOC130981630 gene encoding cysteine-rich receptor-like protein kinase 10 isoform X1, producing MALCFVVLLRSLAVADKRVSTWEKAERKTKKIHSPMIPKYIELVILVSSLCLVSQVCYADPPFEICSSHENGSTFQNNLNNLLQSLPSNASASKFYNTSYGNTTERVYGLYMCLDFISSKGCQNCIATAIEDILKLCPQSQEAVLWEESCQIRYSNTNFIGTLNDTGNIGKDNVQNVSEPHKFQSSVDQMLSNLSATAAFNVSANMYATGEAPFGDETIYALVQCTRDLSSNDCSKCLKSAMRDIPSCCYGSIGARVLSRSCYLRYEFYPFYLGATGPLSPSPHTNQGKNSSRSSKVWIITGIAVALVLCLTIIFIYCMYFTRNKKTHKRDEAVFHHPDFPRLHGVISEDSPYIDFGSLCVATKNFSDSNKLGQGGFGPVYKGILSNEQEVAIKRLSTCSEQGSEEFINEVLLIMKLQHKNLVKLLGFCVDGEEKLLVYEYLPNGSLDVLLFDPNQRATLVWTKRLDIIEGLAKGILYLHEDSRLKIIHRDLKASNVLLDSDMNPKISDFGMAKIFAGNEGEANTATIVGTYGYMAPEYAMEGLYSIKSDVFAYGVLVLEIITGKHNAGFFHSKSTPSLLTYAWHLWNEGKGLELKDPLLGDSCQEDEFLRCMNIGLLCVQEDAYDRPSMSSVVLMLKNESAMVGQPARPPFSVGKFNDNDGLHPHSKQCSITFLTDSDILLPRD from the exons ATGGCGTTGTGTTTTGTTGTGTTACTCCGATCACTAGCAGTAGCAGATAAACGGGTTTCAACTTGggaaaaagcagaaagaaaaacaaaaaagattcATTCTCCAATGATTCCGAAATACATTGAATTAGTGATTCTTGTTTCCTCTCTTTGTCTAGTTTCACAAGTTTGCTATGCCGACCCTCCTTTTGAGATTTGCTCCAGCCATGAAAATGGGAGCACCTTCCAGAACAATCTAAACAACCTTCTCCAATCCCTACCGTCCAATGCATCAGCCTCTAAGTTCTATAACACATCATATGGGAACACCACAGAAAGAGTGTATGGGCTCTACATGTGCCTTGACTTCATCTCAAGCAAGGGTTGCCAGAACTGCATAGCCACCGCAATAGAGGACATCCTCAAACTCTGTCCCCAATCACAAGAAGCTGTTCTTTGGGAGGAGAGCTGTCAGATACGTTATTCCAATACCAACTTCATCGGCACGCTGAATGACACAGGGAACATAGGCAAAGACAATGTTCAAAATGTGTCAGAACCACACAAATTTCAGTCTTCTGTGGACCAGATGCTGAGTAATCTTTCGGCCACCGCAGCCTTTAATGTTTCGGCAAACATGTATGCCACCGGAGAAGCTCCCTTTGGAGATGAAACAATATATGCCTTAGTGCAGTGCACAAGAGATTTATCATCCAATGATTGCAGCAAGTGCCTCAAAAGTGCTATGAGAGACATACCAAGTTGTTGCTATGGCTCCATCGGTGCCAGAGTCCTGAGCCGCAGTTGTTACCTCAGATATGAATTTTATCCCTTCTATCTTGGTGCCACAGGGCCGTTAAGTCCTTCACCCCACACAAATCAAGGCAAAA ATAGTTCAAggtcgagcaaagtatggattattacgGGAATTGCGGTTGCACTTGTCCTATGCTTGACAATTATTTTCATTTATTGCATGTACTTTACACGGAACAAGAAAACACACAAG CGGGATGAAGCAGTGTTCCATCATCCAGATTTTCCACGATTACATGGCGTAATATCCGAGGACTCCCCTTATATTGATTTTGGATCACTTTGTGTTGCTACCAAAAACTTTTCTGATTCAAATAAACTTGGACAAGGTGGCTTTGGTCCAGTTTACAAG GGGATTCTAAGCAATGAGCAGGAGGTAGCAATCAAGAGGCTCTCAACCTGTTCTGAGCAGGGCTCAGAGGAATTCATAAACGAGGTTCTGCTCATAATGAAGCTTCAACACAAAAATCTTGTAAAGCTTCTTGGATTTTGTGTAGATGGGGAAGAGAAGCTTCTTGTATATGAATATTTGCCCAACGGTAGCCTTGATGTACTCCTTTTCG ATCCCAACCAACGTGCAACGCTGGTTTGGACGAAACGCCTTGATATAATAGAAGGATTAGCAAAAGGAATTCTTTATCTTCACGAAGATTCTCGACTTAAAATTATCCATAGAGACCTAAAAGCAAGTAATGTGTTGTTAGACTCTGACATGAATCCAAAGATCTCAGACTTTGGAATGGCAAAAATATTCGCAGGGAATGAGGGCGAAGCTAACACGGCTACAATAGTTGGCACATA TGGATACATGGCACCGGAGTATGCTATGGAGGGACTATATTCCATAAAATCTGATGTTTTTGCATATGGAGTACTAGTTCTTGAGATCATTACAGGGAAGCATAACGCAGGCTTCTTCCACTCTAAAAGTACTCCTAGTCTTCTAACATAT GCATGGCATCTATGGAATGAGGGGAAGGGACTAGAGTTAAAGGATCCCTTGTTAGGTGATTCATGCCAAGAAGATGAGTTCTTGAGATGCATGAATATTGGACTGCTGTGTGTTCAAGAAGATGCATATGATAGGCCAAGCATGTCTTCTGTTGTTCTAATGTTGAAGAATGAATCAGCAATGGTTGGCCAACCAGCGCGACCACCTTTCTCAGTAGGGAAATTCAATGACAATGATGGGCTGCACCCACACTCTAAACAATGCTCTATCACTTTCTTAACTGATTCTGACATATTATTGCCTCGTGACTGA
- the LOC130981630 gene encoding cysteine-rich receptor-like protein kinase 10 isoform X2: MALCFVVLLRSLAVADKRVSTWEKAERKTKKIHSPMIPKYIELVILVSSLCLVSQVCYADPPFEICSSHENGSTFQNNLNNLLQSLPSNASASKFYNTSYGNTTERVYGLYMCLDFISSKGCQNCIATAIEDILKLCPQSQEAVLWEESCQIRYSNTNFIGTLNDTGNIGKDNVQNVSEPHKFQSSVDQMLSNLSATAAFNVSANMYATGEAPFGDETIYALVQCTRDLSSNDCSKCLKSAMRDIPSCCYGSIGARVLSRSCYLRYEFYPFYLGATGPLSPSPHTNQGKNSSRSSKVWIITGIAVALVLCLTIIFIYCMYFTRNKKTHKRDEAVFHHPDFPRLHGVISEDSPYIDFGSLCVATKNFSDSNKLGQGGFGPVYKEVAIKRLSTCSEQGSEEFINEVLLIMKLQHKNLVKLLGFCVDGEEKLLVYEYLPNGSLDVLLFDPNQRATLVWTKRLDIIEGLAKGILYLHEDSRLKIIHRDLKASNVLLDSDMNPKISDFGMAKIFAGNEGEANTATIVGTYGYMAPEYAMEGLYSIKSDVFAYGVLVLEIITGKHNAGFFHSKSTPSLLTYAWHLWNEGKGLELKDPLLGDSCQEDEFLRCMNIGLLCVQEDAYDRPSMSSVVLMLKNESAMVGQPARPPFSVGKFNDNDGLHPHSKQCSITFLTDSDILLPRD, translated from the exons ATGGCGTTGTGTTTTGTTGTGTTACTCCGATCACTAGCAGTAGCAGATAAACGGGTTTCAACTTGggaaaaagcagaaagaaaaacaaaaaagattcATTCTCCAATGATTCCGAAATACATTGAATTAGTGATTCTTGTTTCCTCTCTTTGTCTAGTTTCACAAGTTTGCTATGCCGACCCTCCTTTTGAGATTTGCTCCAGCCATGAAAATGGGAGCACCTTCCAGAACAATCTAAACAACCTTCTCCAATCCCTACCGTCCAATGCATCAGCCTCTAAGTTCTATAACACATCATATGGGAACACCACAGAAAGAGTGTATGGGCTCTACATGTGCCTTGACTTCATCTCAAGCAAGGGTTGCCAGAACTGCATAGCCACCGCAATAGAGGACATCCTCAAACTCTGTCCCCAATCACAAGAAGCTGTTCTTTGGGAGGAGAGCTGTCAGATACGTTATTCCAATACCAACTTCATCGGCACGCTGAATGACACAGGGAACATAGGCAAAGACAATGTTCAAAATGTGTCAGAACCACACAAATTTCAGTCTTCTGTGGACCAGATGCTGAGTAATCTTTCGGCCACCGCAGCCTTTAATGTTTCGGCAAACATGTATGCCACCGGAGAAGCTCCCTTTGGAGATGAAACAATATATGCCTTAGTGCAGTGCACAAGAGATTTATCATCCAATGATTGCAGCAAGTGCCTCAAAAGTGCTATGAGAGACATACCAAGTTGTTGCTATGGCTCCATCGGTGCCAGAGTCCTGAGCCGCAGTTGTTACCTCAGATATGAATTTTATCCCTTCTATCTTGGTGCCACAGGGCCGTTAAGTCCTTCACCCCACACAAATCAAGGCAAAA ATAGTTCAAggtcgagcaaagtatggattattacgGGAATTGCGGTTGCACTTGTCCTATGCTTGACAATTATTTTCATTTATTGCATGTACTTTACACGGAACAAGAAAACACACAAG CGGGATGAAGCAGTGTTCCATCATCCAGATTTTCCACGATTACATGGCGTAATATCCGAGGACTCCCCTTATATTGATTTTGGATCACTTTGTGTTGCTACCAAAAACTTTTCTGATTCAAATAAACTTGGACAAGGTGGCTTTGGTCCAGTTTACAAG GAGGTAGCAATCAAGAGGCTCTCAACCTGTTCTGAGCAGGGCTCAGAGGAATTCATAAACGAGGTTCTGCTCATAATGAAGCTTCAACACAAAAATCTTGTAAAGCTTCTTGGATTTTGTGTAGATGGGGAAGAGAAGCTTCTTGTATATGAATATTTGCCCAACGGTAGCCTTGATGTACTCCTTTTCG ATCCCAACCAACGTGCAACGCTGGTTTGGACGAAACGCCTTGATATAATAGAAGGATTAGCAAAAGGAATTCTTTATCTTCACGAAGATTCTCGACTTAAAATTATCCATAGAGACCTAAAAGCAAGTAATGTGTTGTTAGACTCTGACATGAATCCAAAGATCTCAGACTTTGGAATGGCAAAAATATTCGCAGGGAATGAGGGCGAAGCTAACACGGCTACAATAGTTGGCACATA TGGATACATGGCACCGGAGTATGCTATGGAGGGACTATATTCCATAAAATCTGATGTTTTTGCATATGGAGTACTAGTTCTTGAGATCATTACAGGGAAGCATAACGCAGGCTTCTTCCACTCTAAAAGTACTCCTAGTCTTCTAACATAT GCATGGCATCTATGGAATGAGGGGAAGGGACTAGAGTTAAAGGATCCCTTGTTAGGTGATTCATGCCAAGAAGATGAGTTCTTGAGATGCATGAATATTGGACTGCTGTGTGTTCAAGAAGATGCATATGATAGGCCAAGCATGTCTTCTGTTGTTCTAATGTTGAAGAATGAATCAGCAATGGTTGGCCAACCAGCGCGACCACCTTTCTCAGTAGGGAAATTCAATGACAATGATGGGCTGCACCCACACTCTAAACAATGCTCTATCACTTTCTTAACTGATTCTGACATATTATTGCCTCGTGACTGA